Proteins from a single region of Lycium ferocissimum isolate CSIRO_LF1 unplaced genomic scaffold, AGI_CSIRO_Lferr_CH_V1 ctg3655, whole genome shotgun sequence:
- the LOC132044115 gene encoding NAD(P)H-quinone oxidoreductase subunit L, chloroplastic yields the protein MNCSFMNTSFVPKALPSLPLPLLHGKVQISSIQQKASKGINLKAIERLVSSKSSLAIQVGTLLATVGAEPALAVTGVNNEEDLIWALTQLAISAFFYFLVCPPIIMTWLRKRWYKRDLLEMYLQFMFVFIFFPGVLLWAPFLNFRKFPRDSSMKYPWSTPENPSQVKNMYRKYPWATEEDYEVL from the exons ATGAACTGCTCATTCATGAACACCTCCTTTGTTCCTAAGGCTTTGCcttctcttcctcttcctcttctccATGGAAAAGTCCAGATATCATCAATCCAACAAAAG GCATCAAAAGGCATCAACTTGAAGGCTATTGAAAGGTTGGTCTCTTCAAAATCCTCATTGGCTATTCAAGTTGGAACACTTTTGGCCACT GTAGGTGCTGAGCCAGCTTTGGCAGTGACAGGAGTGAATAATGAAGAAGACTTGATTTGGGCGTTGACCCAATTGGCCATTTCCGCATTCTTCTACTTCCTTGTTTGCCCA CCTATCATAATGACATGGCTTAGGAAAAGGTGGTACAAGAGGGACCTATTGGAGATGTATTTGCAGTTCATGTTTGTCTTCATTTTCTTTCCAGG ggttctTCTATGGGCACCATTTCTGAACTTCAGAAAGTTCCCAAGAGATTCATCAATGAAGTACCCATGGTCTACGCCAGAAAATCCATCTCAAGTTAAGAATATGTACAGGAAGTATCCATGGGCTACTGAAGAAGACTATGAAGTACTATAA